Proteins encoded in a region of the Flavobacterium sp. MDT1-60 genome:
- a CDS encoding phospholipid scramblase-related protein produces the protein MNSDFFEINNYFVDNRSSLRKNYHIYNNKRERIGSIRQNLTFRQKILKLIPCKTLFPFLIEIRNANGGLESSIAKHSFSLMSEIALYDAHGKKVGTINKRNFFKPEFKVLNTANEVIAEIRDAWHGPNFVVYDTTEKQIGSIDKKWTGRMRNFVKSNRSYNVNMSTNYSENENRVAILTSAIAINMLYFN, from the coding sequence ATGAATTCAGATTTCTTTGAAATAAATAACTATTTCGTTGATAATAGAAGTAGTCTACGTAAAAACTATCACATTTATAATAATAAACGTGAGCGTATTGGAAGTATAAGACAGAACTTAACATTTAGGCAAAAAATATTAAAATTAATTCCGTGTAAAACTTTGTTTCCTTTTTTAATAGAAATTAGAAATGCAAATGGAGGTCTTGAATCTTCAATTGCAAAACATAGTTTTTCACTCATGTCTGAAATTGCTTTATATGATGCACATGGTAAAAAAGTAGGGACAATTAATAAAAGAAATTTTTTTAAACCTGAGTTTAAAGTCTTAAATACTGCCAATGAAGTTATAGCCGAAATCCGTGACGCCTGGCATGGACCAAATTTTGTTGTTTATGATACAACAGAAAAACAAATTGGTTCTATCGATAAAAAATGGACTGGACGGATGAGGAATTTTGTAAAATCGAATCGCAGTTATAATGTAAATATGAGTACAAATTATTCAGAAAATGAAAATAGGGTTGCGATTTTAACCAGTGCTATTGCAATCAATATGCTTTATTTTAATTGA
- a CDS encoding response regulator, giving the protein MKYKNILQIDDDFDDCEFFQQALEGVSTAAYMALHNPIEALQKLVDREIKPDLIFLDINMPLMSGIELLAEIKKRDIIKNIPVIIFSTAPISENLAKMLDAKDCVTKPSNFNDLKNILRGLL; this is encoded by the coding sequence ATGAAGTATAAAAATATTTTGCAAATTGATGATGATTTTGATGATTGCGAATTCTTTCAGCAGGCGCTGGAAGGAGTGTCAACTGCTGCATATATGGCACTTCATAATCCCATAGAGGCTTTACAAAAATTGGTTGATAGAGAAATAAAACCAGACTTAATTTTCCTTGATATTAATATGCCCCTGATGAGTGGTATTGAACTTTTGGCAGAAATTAAAAAAAGAGATATTATTAAAAATATTCCTGTCATTATATTTTCAACGGCTCCTATATCTGAGAATCTGGCAAAAATGCTCGATGCAAAAGATTGTGTAACAAAACCGAGTAATTTTAATGACCTTAAGAACATTTTAAGAGGGCTTTTATAA
- a CDS encoding response regulator codes for MKELYTSEMQNKRVTYSNILQIDDDSDDCELFMEALEAVSAANYTAIYDPVEALRKLMQKEINPDVIFLDLNMPIMSGLEFLTEIKKEKELKEIPIIVFSTSQLDDIIREAKLYGAHDFISKPNNFNDLKRILSQYTFSV; via the coding sequence TTGAAAGAACTTTACACATCAGAAATGCAAAATAAACGCGTTACTTATAGTAATATACTACAAATTGATGACGATTCAGACGATTGTGAATTATTCATGGAAGCACTGGAAGCGGTATCTGCCGCTAACTACACTGCTATTTATGATCCGGTAGAAGCATTGCGAAAATTAATGCAGAAAGAAATTAACCCGGATGTTATCTTTCTAGATCTAAACATGCCCATCATGTCAGGACTTGAATTTTTGACCGAAATTAAAAAAGAGAAAGAGTTAAAAGAAATCCCTATTATCGTTTTTTCGACTTCGCAATTAGATGATATTATTCGCGAAGCCAAATTGTATGGAGCTCATGATTTTATATCCAAGCCAAACAATTTTAATGATTTAAAACGGATTTTAAGTCAATATACTTTTTCAGTTTAA
- a CDS encoding CheR family methyltransferase has translation MKLTDTKHPKKAEQNFPVVGIGASGGGLDAVKRLLKAIPADSGIAYVILQHLSPNRSVSLSEVLAQNTKIPLHEIINDINLAPNHIYIIPENNNLIVQNGVLKLHQRTRGERKNASIDIFFESLAEVHQSFTIGVILSGTAFDGTFGFKKIKEVGGTTIVQNPETAEFKGMPQSALDADIVDYVLEPERIPEQLLEIRKSYTANHAYSNEEHLPKNEEEILMQIINLIFLRTGNDFRHYKQPTIRRRIARRMVMNHKETLQDYYFHLRNDKVEQDLLFNDFLIPITYFFRDQNFFDTLPELVFPQLIQNSVNNNLRIWVAGCATGEEAYSLAIVLHEYLSEKNSDLKVQIFASDISEKCISKARAAIYSAQDVQQVSQTRLHHYFTKRDGHYHINKVIRDMCIFAVHNFIKDSPFARLDLVSCRNVLTYLDSFLQNKVLNSFHYSLKDEGILFLGKSENIHNGTYIFTTLVKPEKIFVRKPSPENYLPDPLEHTNTEKNEEISDKKKSQELRVKELENELAEAHEKLKRISIELETATEQLQSNNAELACVNDELMNRQEQLILMRNYSESIVNTIHEPLLIIDQDFFIKSANPAFYKYFETTQKETEGHSFFEIGDCQWDIPEFKELLFKMLVEKDIVEDFKIDTICTGLGKKIMVVNAHRIMNTQSSGMILLAIEDVTDLITTNNLLTKKNLELEKYNDQLEIITSAASNDLQEPLRKIQMFCNRIIDHEKNLTESGIHNLDRIQVISSNMSQLIADLITYSRIKSIEKAYKKIDLNVLLKKIIADLKHRILEKNVLITISSLPQVNVIPSQMQQLFINLIVNAIKYTKDEVIPQIKIDAEHPLKEEIVKIGGDPEINYVKINVSDNGIGFNEEYEKKIFDPFYRLHSNDQYSGSGLGLTISQKIISNHHGFITGKSKINHGSTFSVYIPL, from the coding sequence ATGAAACTTACTGATACAAAACACCCAAAAAAAGCAGAACAGAATTTTCCCGTTGTTGGCATAGGCGCCTCTGGAGGGGGATTAGACGCTGTTAAAAGATTACTGAAGGCAATACCTGCTGATTCTGGAATAGCTTATGTAATTCTGCAACATTTATCTCCTAATCGTTCTGTGAGTTTATCTGAGGTTTTGGCGCAAAACACAAAAATACCCCTTCACGAGATTATAAATGATATTAATCTTGCTCCTAATCATATTTATATTATTCCTGAAAATAATAATCTTATCGTACAAAACGGAGTATTAAAACTTCACCAGAGAACGCGTGGTGAAAGAAAAAATGCAAGTATTGATATTTTCTTTGAATCTCTGGCAGAAGTACATCAAAGTTTTACTATTGGCGTTATTCTTTCCGGAACTGCTTTTGACGGCACTTTTGGATTTAAAAAAATAAAAGAAGTTGGCGGAACAACAATTGTTCAGAATCCTGAAACGGCAGAATTTAAAGGAATGCCACAAAGTGCCTTAGATGCAGATATTGTTGATTATGTATTAGAGCCTGAACGTATTCCTGAGCAACTATTGGAAATACGAAAAAGCTATACGGCGAATCACGCCTATAGTAACGAAGAACATCTTCCAAAAAATGAAGAAGAAATATTAATGCAAATTATAAACCTAATTTTTCTAAGAACAGGAAATGATTTTCGTCATTATAAACAACCTACAATAAGAAGACGTATTGCCAGAAGAATGGTAATGAATCACAAAGAGACCCTGCAGGATTATTATTTCCATCTTCGAAATGATAAAGTAGAACAAGATTTGCTTTTTAATGACTTTCTTATTCCTATAACGTATTTTTTTAGAGATCAAAACTTTTTTGATACTCTGCCAGAACTGGTATTCCCACAATTAATTCAAAATTCAGTCAATAACAATTTACGTATCTGGGTTGCCGGATGCGCCACTGGCGAAGAAGCTTATTCATTGGCAATAGTACTTCATGAATATTTATCAGAAAAAAACAGCGATTTAAAAGTTCAGATATTTGCTTCTGATATTTCAGAAAAATGTATTTCAAAAGCGAGAGCTGCCATTTATTCTGCTCAGGATGTACAGCAGGTTTCACAAACCAGATTACATCATTATTTTACCAAAAGAGACGGTCATTATCATATCAATAAAGTTATCCGGGACATGTGCATTTTTGCCGTACATAACTTTATAAAAGACTCTCCTTTTGCCAGATTAGATTTAGTTTCTTGTAGAAATGTGCTTACATACCTGGATTCCTTTTTACAAAATAAAGTTTTAAACTCGTTTCATTATTCCCTTAAAGACGAAGGTATTTTGTTTCTCGGAAAATCTGAAAACATTCATAATGGAACGTATATATTTACAACTCTCGTAAAACCTGAAAAAATATTTGTTCGTAAACCTTCGCCTGAAAATTATTTGCCCGATCCTTTGGAACATACCAATACAGAGAAAAATGAAGAGATCTCAGATAAAAAGAAATCTCAGGAATTGCGAGTTAAGGAACTTGAAAATGAGTTAGCTGAAGCTCATGAAAAGCTTAAAAGAATAAGTATAGAACTGGAAACTGCTACGGAACAATTACAATCAAATAATGCCGAGTTAGCATGTGTAAATGATGAATTAATGAATCGTCAGGAACAACTCATTTTAATGAGGAATTATTCTGAATCTATTGTCAATACTATTCATGAACCTTTGTTAATTATTGATCAGGATTTTTTTATAAAAAGTGCCAATCCCGCATTTTATAAATATTTTGAAACCACACAAAAGGAAACAGAAGGTCATTCTTTTTTTGAAATTGGTGACTGTCAGTGGGATATTCCTGAATTTAAAGAATTACTCTTTAAAATGCTTGTTGAAAAAGATATTGTAGAAGATTTTAAAATCGATACCATTTGTACTGGTCTCGGTAAAAAAATTATGGTCGTCAATGCTCATCGTATTATGAATACACAATCATCCGGAATGATACTTCTCGCTATTGAGGATGTTACAGATCTTATCACAACCAATAACTTATTAACTAAAAAGAATCTGGAACTAGAGAAATATAATGACCAATTAGAAATTATTACTTCTGCAGCAAGTAATGATCTGCAGGAACCACTTCGTAAGATTCAGATGTTTTGCAACAGAATTATTGATCATGAAAAAAATTTAACAGAATCCGGTATTCATAATCTCGATCGAATTCAAGTTATTTCAAGTAATATGAGCCAGTTAATTGCAGACCTAATTACTTATTCGAGAATTAAATCTATTGAAAAAGCATACAAAAAGATCGACCTGAATGTGCTTTTAAAGAAAATAATTGCTGATTTAAAGCATCGCATTCTGGAAAAAAATGTACTCATTACTATTTCATCTCTACCACAGGTAAATGTTATTCCGTCTCAAATGCAGCAGTTATTCATTAACTTGATTGTGAATGCAATTAAGTATACAAAAGATGAAGTTATACCTCAAATTAAAATTGATGCAGAACATCCATTGAAGGAAGAAATAGTCAAAATTGGTGGAGATCCGGAAATCAATTATGTAAAAATCAATGTAAGTGACAATGGTATTGGGTTTAATGAAGAATATGAAAAGAAAATTTTTGATCCATTTTACAGATTGCACAGTAATGATCAATATAGCGGAAGTGGCCTTGGATTAACTATTTCTCAAAAAATTATTTCCAATCATCACGGATTTATTACCGGAAAGAGTAAAATTAATCATGGTAGTACATTTTCTGTTTACATCCCATTGTAG
- a CDS encoding response regulator: MKKPTILLVEDDELDVISVKRSLKKLKSEYVLYTAYNGIEALKFLRDPDLGLIPDVVLLDINMPRMNGIEFLKVLREDKKLKDLKVFIMTTSSEEMDRSEAEKLGISGYIIKPLNYNDNTKRSDSMDAFVQFHLRKILFDDGI, encoded by the coding sequence ATGAAAAAGCCAACAATTTTATTAGTTGAAGATGACGAGCTGGATGTGATAAGTGTAAAGCGTTCTTTAAAAAAATTAAAAAGCGAGTATGTATTATACACCGCTTATAACGGAATTGAAGCATTAAAATTTCTTAGAGATCCTGATTTGGGATTAATTCCGGATGTTGTTTTACTGGATATTAACATGCCAAGAATGAATGGAATAGAATTCCTGAAAGTACTGAGAGAAGATAAAAAACTAAAGGATTTGAAGGTTTTTATTATGACAACTTCTTCAGAAGAAATGGATCGTTCAGAAGCAGAAAAGTTGGGAATATCAGGTTATATTATAAAACCTTTGAATTACAATGATAACACAAAACGTTCCGATTCTATGGATGCTTTTGTGCAATTTCATTTAAGGAAAATATTGTTTGATGACGGTATATAA
- a CDS encoding ATP-binding protein, with amino-acid sequence MKLSTQILVAFTLVILLSIADSYTNYMLSKKVQLNSQFLARSEEIIRNSNKTHKAIIEMQSAFRGFLLTDDYTFLDSYFIGLKRVPSLIKEQQLRIGNKNDQRATLDSISTLHTNWVQYSEELIKSRKEMPDSYKTLFNTSLKRHVGKKINDAIAEKFSRFDKIEYKKRKHHTEMLLTSLKYAHTFSFIFLSLTVIVGLLSTIFIMYVTNKRITSMVRLAENISKGNFTIVKDTRNDELTALATSLNRMSGKLDKNIHELKNRNAELNKFAYAVSHDLKAPIRGIHNVVSWIEEDMENELSPELKRYLRIIPQKTRRMEALINGLLDYARLNIKAASENIDANVLVHEIADSIVPRNFKLEIGNLPNLFTERIKLEQVFANLISNAVKYTPQENGLIQISCQTFGGVYEFSVKDNGIGIAIEYHDKIFEIFQTLREQNEQESTGVGLAIVKKIIDDHQETIIVKSKLGQGAEFIFTWRNN; translated from the coding sequence ATGAAATTATCTACTCAAATTCTAGTTGCGTTTACCCTTGTAATTTTGTTGTCTATTGCGGACTCATACACGAATTATATGCTATCGAAAAAGGTGCAGCTTAACTCGCAGTTTCTCGCCAGATCTGAAGAGATCATTCGTAATTCTAATAAAACCCATAAAGCTATAATCGAAATGCAAAGCGCTTTTAGAGGTTTTTTACTTACTGATGATTATACTTTTCTGGATTCTTATTTCATAGGACTAAAAAGAGTACCTTCATTAATCAAAGAACAGCAACTTCGCATTGGAAATAAGAATGATCAGCGTGCCACATTAGATTCTATCAGTACACTTCACACTAATTGGGTTCAATATTCTGAAGAATTGATAAAATCCAGAAAAGAAATGCCGGATTCGTATAAAACGTTATTCAATACTTCTTTAAAAAGGCATGTTGGAAAAAAAATAAACGACGCTATTGCCGAAAAATTTTCCCGATTTGATAAAATCGAATATAAGAAGAGGAAACATCATACAGAAATGTTGCTCACTTCTTTAAAATATGCACATACTTTTTCATTTATATTTCTAAGTTTAACCGTCATCGTCGGGCTGTTAAGTACCATTTTTATTATGTATGTCACTAATAAAAGAATTACTTCGATGGTTCGTCTTGCCGAAAATATTTCCAAAGGAAATTTCACTATAGTGAAGGATACCAGAAACGATGAACTGACTGCCCTGGCAACATCACTCAACAGAATGTCAGGTAAACTGGACAAAAACATTCATGAGCTGAAAAACAGAAATGCAGAGCTCAATAAATTTGCCTATGCCGTTTCTCATGATCTTAAAGCACCCATTCGTGGTATTCATAATGTGGTAAGCTGGATAGAGGAAGACATGGAAAACGAGTTATCGCCAGAATTAAAAAGATATCTCAGGATTATTCCGCAAAAAACCAGACGCATGGAAGCGCTTATAAATGGTTTATTAGATTATGCCAGATTAAATATAAAAGCAGCTTCAGAAAATATCGATGCAAATGTTTTGGTGCACGAAATTGCGGATTCGATTGTTCCGAGAAATTTCAAACTCGAAATAGGAAATCTCCCTAATTTATTTACGGAAAGAATTAAACTCGAACAGGTTTTTGCTAATTTGATTAGTAATGCCGTAAAATATACACCACAAGAAAATGGATTGATTCAGATCAGCTGTCAAACATTTGGTGGTGTGTATGAATTTTCAGTAAAGGATAACGGAATTGGGATTGCGATAGAATATCATGATAAAATATTCGAAATATTTCAGACGCTTCGTGAGCAAAATGAACAGGAAAGTACCGGAGTTGGATTAGCAATCGTGAAAAAAATAATTGATGATCATCAGGAAACCATTATAGTTAAATCGAAATTGGGTCAAGGTGCCGAATTTATTTTTACATGGAGAAATAATTAA